The following are from one region of the Erwinia billingiae Eb661 genome:
- the amtB gene encoding ammonium transporter AmtB, which yields MGWDKMNKKIALFGLASLALLPSLAMAAAPAVADKADNAFMMICTALVLFMTLPGIALFYGGLLRAKNVLSMMTQVSVTFAMVCVLWMLYGYSLAFSEGNAFFGGFSMAMLKNIQLTSLVGTFYQYIHVSFQASFACITVGLIVGSIAERVRFSAVLIFVAIWLTFSYLPIAHMVWSGGLLAQDGALDFAGGTVVHINAAVAGLVGAYLVGKRAGFGKEAFKPHNLPMVFMGTAILYVGWFGFNAGSASAANEIAGLAFLNTVMATAGAMLSWTFGEWALRGKPSLLGVCSGVIAGLVAITPACGYVGVGGALIIGIVGGLAGLWGVTILKKWLRVDDPCDVFGVHGVCGIVGCILTGVFASSSLGGVGYAPGVTMGHQVWIQIFSVGVTIVWTGVVAFVAFKIADMIVGLRVPEDQEREGLDVNSHGENAYNQ from the coding sequence ATGGGATGGGATAAAATGAATAAAAAAATTGCTCTGTTCGGCCTCGCCAGTCTGGCTCTGTTACCGTCGCTTGCGATGGCTGCAGCACCGGCAGTGGCTGATAAAGCTGACAACGCCTTTATGATGATCTGCACCGCGCTGGTGCTGTTCATGACGTTGCCGGGTATTGCCCTGTTTTACGGCGGTCTGCTCCGCGCTAAAAACGTGCTTTCCATGATGACTCAGGTCTCTGTGACCTTCGCGATGGTGTGCGTATTGTGGATGCTTTACGGTTATTCACTGGCCTTCAGTGAAGGTAACGCCTTCTTCGGTGGCTTCAGCATGGCGATGTTGAAAAACATCCAGCTGACCTCACTGGTAGGCACCTTCTACCAATATATCCACGTCTCCTTCCAGGCTTCGTTCGCCTGTATCACCGTGGGCCTGATTGTTGGATCGATTGCTGAGCGCGTTCGCTTCTCAGCGGTACTGATCTTCGTTGCTATCTGGCTGACCTTCTCGTATCTGCCTATTGCACACATGGTCTGGTCAGGCGGTTTGCTGGCCCAGGACGGTGCGCTGGACTTCGCAGGCGGTACCGTTGTGCACATTAACGCCGCAGTTGCTGGTCTGGTGGGTGCTTACCTGGTGGGTAAACGTGCTGGTTTCGGCAAAGAAGCCTTTAAGCCTCACAATCTGCCAATGGTCTTTATGGGTACGGCGATTCTGTATGTGGGCTGGTTTGGCTTCAACGCTGGCTCAGCCAGTGCAGCTAACGAAATTGCCGGTCTGGCGTTCCTGAACACCGTTATGGCAACAGCTGGCGCGATGCTGAGCTGGACCTTCGGTGAGTGGGCTCTGCGTGGCAAACCTTCACTGCTGGGCGTCTGCTCTGGTGTGATTGCCGGTCTGGTCGCGATTACTCCTGCCTGTGGTTATGTTGGTGTGGGTGGTGCGCTGATTATCGGCATCGTCGGCGGTCTGGCAGGTCTGTGGGGTGTTACCATCCTGAAGAAATGGCTGCGTGTGGATGACCCATGTGACGTGTTCGGCGTTCACGGCGTCTGCGGCATCGTAGGCTGTATCCTGACCGGCGTCTTCGCCTCTTCTTCACTGGGTGGCGTAGGCTATGCACCTGGCGTGACCATGGGCCATCAGGTCTGGATCCAGATCTTCAGCGTCGGTGTGACCATCGTCTGGACCGGTGTGGTCGCCTTCGTGGCCTTCAAAATTGCTGACATGATTGTGGGTCTGCGTGTTCCGGAAGATCAGGAACGCGAAGGTCTGGACGTCAACAGCCATGGCGAGAATGCTTACAACCAGTAA
- the tesB gene encoding acyl-CoA thioesterase II: MSQALQNLLNLLDLEKLEEGLFRGQSEDLGLRQVFGGQVVGQALYAAKQTVPADRIIHSFHSYFLRPGDSQKAIIYDVETLRDGQSFSARRVKAVQNGQPIFYMTASFQGPESGFEHQKSMPEVPGPDNLPSEADYAKQLASYIPEKARDKFLSEKPFEIRPVKFHNPLKGHVDEPTRHVWLRANGVMPEDRRIHQYLLGYASDFNFLPVALQPHGKGFLEPGMQVATIDHSMWFHRPFDLNQWLLYSVESTSASSARGFVRGEFYTQDGTLVASTVQEGVMRVREVK, encoded by the coding sequence ATGAGCCAGGCCCTGCAAAATCTGTTAAACCTGTTGGATTTGGAAAAGCTTGAAGAGGGCCTTTTTCGTGGCCAGAGTGAGGATCTGGGATTACGCCAGGTCTTTGGTGGCCAGGTTGTCGGCCAGGCGCTGTATGCCGCCAAACAGACCGTTCCGGCAGACCGCATCATTCACTCTTTCCACAGCTATTTTTTACGCCCGGGCGATAGCCAGAAGGCGATTATTTATGATGTGGAAACGCTGCGTGACGGGCAGAGTTTCAGCGCCAGAAGGGTGAAAGCCGTTCAGAACGGACAGCCTATTTTCTATATGACCGCCTCATTCCAGGGGCCAGAAAGCGGCTTTGAGCATCAAAAATCGATGCCTGAGGTGCCGGGTCCTGATAACCTGCCCAGCGAAGCCGACTATGCAAAGCAGCTTGCCAGCTATATCCCCGAGAAAGCGCGTGACAAGTTTCTCTCCGAGAAGCCTTTTGAAATCCGGCCGGTTAAGTTTCATAACCCGCTTAAAGGCCACGTGGATGAACCGACCCGTCACGTCTGGCTGCGGGCAAACGGCGTGATGCCTGAAGACCGGCGCATCCATCAGTATCTGTTGGGGTATGCTTCCGACTTCAACTTCCTGCCGGTAGCACTGCAACCGCACGGTAAAGGATTCCTCGAACCGGGTATGCAGGTCGCTACCATCGATCACTCAATGTGGTTCCACCGTCCGTTCGATCTCAATCAATGGCTGCTGTACAGCGTGGAGAGCACCTCTGCGTCGAGTGCGCGTGGTTTTGTTCGTGGTGAGTTTTACACTCAGGACGGTACGCTGGTCGCGTCTACGGTTCAGGAAGGCGTGATGCGGGTGCGCGAAGTGAAATAA
- a CDS encoding YbaY family lipoprotein yields the protein MKVWPMLTGAALAVALSGCADKGKDVPTATLASQVAGEQATLRQPNVSGSIYIRQKVALPPDAVLTVTLSDASMADAPSKVISQRVVRTDGKQAPFNFILPYNPSQIQPNARILLSAAITVDGKMMFITDSVKPVINNGGNKQELLLVPVPSMAMPTLPGAATTVPSTSPTQVNPSSSVPAPSSM from the coding sequence ATGAAAGTCTGGCCAATGTTAACTGGCGCCGCACTGGCGGTGGCACTCTCAGGATGTGCCGATAAAGGAAAAGATGTGCCGACGGCAACGCTGGCTTCACAGGTCGCCGGCGAGCAGGCGACGCTGCGTCAGCCTAATGTCAGTGGTTCTATCTACATTCGTCAGAAAGTGGCGCTGCCGCCTGACGCCGTGCTGACCGTGACGTTATCGGATGCCTCCATGGCAGATGCACCTTCTAAGGTCATCTCCCAGCGCGTGGTGAGAACCGATGGCAAACAGGCACCGTTCAACTTTATTCTGCCGTACAACCCTTCACAGATTCAGCCTAATGCGCGCATTCTGTTGAGTGCGGCCATTACGGTTGACGGCAAAATGATGTTCATCACCGACAGTGTCAAACCGGTGATCAACAATGGTGGCAACAAGCAGGAGTTGTTATTAGTGCCGGTGCCATCAATGGCGATGCCAACGCTACCGGGTGCTGCCACTACCGTGCCATCAACGTCGCCGACGCAGGTCAATCCTTCGTCGTCCGTTCCCGCCCCAAGTTCAATGTAG
- a CDS encoding MGMT family protein, whose amino-acid sequence MEHFDSFQQRIYQILAAIPYGKVTTYGDIARLAGSPRAARQVGGVLKRLPEGSKLPWHRVINRLGEISLTGDDLDRQRYALLEEGIEVSAEGKIALKQYRWEG is encoded by the coding sequence ATGGAACACTTTGACAGCTTTCAACAACGCATCTACCAAATCCTTGCCGCTATTCCCTATGGCAAAGTCACCACCTACGGTGATATTGCACGGCTGGCAGGCTCGCCGCGTGCCGCGCGTCAGGTCGGCGGCGTATTAAAGCGCCTTCCCGAGGGCAGCAAACTTCCCTGGCATCGGGTGATTAACCGGTTGGGTGAAATCTCGCTGACTGGGGATGATCTGGATCGACAGCGTTATGCATTACTGGAAGAAGGGATTGAGGTCAGTGCGGAAGGAAAAATCGCGTTGAAGCAGTACCGTTGGGAAGGATAA
- a CDS encoding HHA domain-containing protein — MTDKLLTKTDYLMRLRRCRSIDTLERVIEKNKYELSDNELAVFYSAADHRLAELTMNKLYDKIPVAVWKFVR, encoded by the coding sequence ATGACAGATAAACTTCTTACTAAAACTGATTATCTGATGCGTTTAAGACGGTGTCGGTCAATCGACACCCTCGAGCGCGTAATCGAAAAAAACAAATACGAATTATCCGATAATGAACTGGCTGTGTTTTATTCTGCGGCTGATCATCGTCTGGCCGAACTGACGATGAATAAACTCTACGATAAAATCCCGGTAGCAGTTTGGAAGTTCGTTCGATAA
- the tomB gene encoding Hha toxicity modulator TomB, translated as MDEYSPKRHDIAQLKFVCENLYDESLATLGDSHHGWVNDPTAAVNLQLNDLIEHIAAFTMNYKIKHLEDSDLISQIDEYLDDTFMLFSNYGINVQDLQRWQKSAKRLFNIFAEECALVPVQTSHSF; from the coding sequence ATGGACGAATACTCACCAAAAAGGCATGATATCGCCCAGCTGAAATTTGTGTGTGAAAATTTGTACGATGAAAGCCTGGCGACGTTAGGCGATAGTCATCACGGCTGGGTTAACGATCCTACTGCTGCAGTCAATTTACAGCTCAATGATCTGATTGAGCATATTGCTGCCTTCACCATGAATTACAAAATTAAACATCTCGAAGATAGTGACCTGATTAGTCAGATTGATGAATATCTCGATGATACGTTTATGCTCTTTAGTAATTACGGCATTAATGTTCAGGATTTGCAGCGCTGGCAAAAATCAGCAAAACGCTTGTTTAACATTTTCGCCGAGGAATGCGCTCTCGTGCCCGTACAGACGAGCCATTCATTTTAG
- a CDS encoding metal ABC transporter ATP-binding protein has protein sequence MITLNQLTVGYQGRAVTPALQGEFARGSMTALVGANGSGKSTLLKTLAGLLRPVSGSLSLPAPRTSLAWMPQQSEIEKTFPLHVFDLVAMGCWQKCGWFGAINRTMRNQVMTALDRVGMLQFATAQPGTLSGGQLQRVLFARLLVQDADLLMLDEPFAGVDSQTTALLLQLLQERHQAGCTLIVVLHDMATVEKYFPQTLRLKSSHAEWSGSGSAVTQLNFNRSLGAS, from the coding sequence ATGATTACCCTTAATCAACTGACGGTAGGTTATCAGGGGCGCGCGGTGACGCCGGCTCTGCAAGGGGAGTTTGCTCGCGGTTCGATGACCGCGCTGGTGGGGGCCAATGGCTCTGGCAAATCCACGCTGCTGAAAACCCTGGCCGGTCTGTTGCGTCCGGTAAGCGGATCGTTGAGCTTGCCAGCGCCGCGGACAAGTCTTGCCTGGATGCCACAGCAATCAGAAATTGAGAAGACCTTTCCACTCCACGTATTTGATTTGGTGGCGATGGGCTGCTGGCAAAAGTGTGGCTGGTTCGGCGCGATTAATCGCACGATGCGCAATCAGGTGATGACCGCGCTGGACAGGGTAGGAATGCTGCAGTTTGCCACCGCCCAACCCGGCACCTTATCGGGTGGACAGTTGCAGCGCGTGCTGTTTGCCCGTCTGTTGGTGCAGGATGCGGACCTGCTGATGCTGGATGAGCCTTTCGCCGGCGTCGACAGCCAGACTACCGCGCTGTTATTGCAGCTGCTGCAGGAACGGCATCAGGCTGGCTGTACGCTGATTGTCGTGCTGCACGATATGGCCACCGTCGAAAAATACTTCCCGCAAACGCTGCGGCTTAAAAGCAGCCACGCTGAATGGTCCGGTTCCGGCTCAGCCGTTACCCAGCTGAATTTTAACCGCAGCCTGGGAGCATCATGA
- a CDS encoding metal ABC transporter permease, with protein sequence MLAMFHPFIEFGFMRRALVACIALSLSATPLGVFLLLRRMSLVGDALSHAVLPGAAIGYLISGLSLVAMGTGGVIAGLSVALLSGAVSRYTPLKEDASFAGFYLGSLALGVTLVSLRGSSVDLLHVLFGSLLAVDNPSILLVCVISAVSLLVLALIYRPLVIDAFDPGFLRAQNRWTAPLVHSLFLMLVVTNLVAGFQVLGTLMCVGLMMLPAAAARFWGKGLPGMMVSAMILALIASFSGLIASFYLSLPAGPAVVLSAAILFFISILVGPCGGIFRQRPFSVGKEKV encoded by the coding sequence ATGCTGGCGATGTTCCATCCTTTTATTGAATTCGGCTTTATGCGCCGTGCCCTGGTGGCCTGCATTGCGCTTTCTCTCAGCGCCACGCCCTTAGGCGTCTTTTTGCTGCTGCGCAGAATGAGCCTGGTGGGTGACGCACTGTCACACGCCGTCTTACCGGGCGCGGCAATTGGCTATCTGATATCGGGCTTGTCTCTGGTGGCGATGGGAACCGGAGGCGTGATTGCCGGGCTTTCTGTTGCGTTGTTGTCTGGCGCGGTCAGCCGCTATACGCCGCTAAAAGAAGATGCCAGCTTTGCCGGCTTTTACCTTGGCTCGCTGGCGCTGGGGGTGACGTTGGTCTCCTTGCGCGGCTCCAGCGTGGATCTGTTGCATGTGCTGTTCGGATCGCTGTTAGCGGTAGATAACCCCTCAATCCTGCTGGTCTGCGTCATTTCGGCTGTTTCTTTATTAGTGCTGGCGCTGATTTACCGCCCGCTGGTAATCGACGCCTTTGACCCTGGTTTTCTGCGCGCGCAGAACCGCTGGACGGCGCCGCTGGTCCACAGTCTGTTTCTGATGCTGGTCGTCACCAATCTGGTGGCGGGTTTCCAGGTGTTGGGCACCCTGATGTGCGTCGGCCTGATGATGCTACCGGCAGCCGCGGCCCGTTTCTGGGGCAAAGGACTGCCGGGCATGATGGTGTCAGCGATGATCCTCGCGCTGATAGCCAGCTTCAGCGGGCTCATTGCCTCCTTCTACCTGTCACTGCCTGCCGGTCCGGCGGTGGTGTTAAGTGCCGCGATCCTGTTTTTTATCTCGATTTTAGTGGGGCCGTGCGGCGGAATTTTCCGTCAGCGCCCGTTTTCAGTTGGTAAGGAGAAAGTATGA
- the ykgO gene encoding type B 50S ribosomal protein L36 has protein sequence MQVLSSLASAKKRHKDCKVVRRHGRVYVICKSNPRFKAVQGGKKKR, from the coding sequence ATGCAGGTATTAAGCTCGCTGGCGTCGGCCAAGAAACGCCATAAAGACTGCAAAGTTGTCCGCCGTCATGGTCGTGTCTACGTTATCTGTAAAAGTAACCCGCGCTTTAAAGCGGTTCAGGGTGGCAAGAAAAAGCGCTGA
- a CDS encoding type B 50S ribosomal protein L31, which yields MKQGIHPAYRTVAFHDTSADTYFVVGSTIKTDRTIELEGKVLPYVPLDVSSASHAYYTGKQKDFAKEGSAHRFNQRFGRFFTSSLDK from the coding sequence ATGAAACAAGGTATTCATCCGGCTTACCGCACCGTGGCGTTCCACGATACCAGCGCAGACACCTACTTCGTGGTCGGTTCAACCATCAAAACCGATCGCACTATCGAGCTGGAGGGCAAAGTGCTGCCTTACGTCCCGCTGGACGTCTCTTCAGCGTCTCATGCTTATTACACCGGTAAGCAGAAAGACTTTGCCAAAGAAGGCAGCGCGCATCGCTTTAATCAGCGCTTTGGTCGCTTCTTTACTTCATCTTTAGATAAATAA
- a CDS encoding multidrug efflux RND transporter permease subunit AcrB → MAKFFIDRPIFAWVIAIIIMLMGVLSILKLPIEQYPNVAPPAVQIRAVYPGADAKTLQDSVTQVIEQNMNGIDGLMYMSSNSDSSGTLQLTLTFQSGTDPDIAQVQVQNKLQLATPLLPQEVQQQGIQVQKSSSSFLMVAGFVSKDGSMNQNDISDYVASNIKDPISRTLGVGDTQIFGAQYAMRIWMDPHKLNNYQLTPVDVISAIDSQNSQVAAGQLGGSPPVPGQQLNASIIAQTRLTSTDEFGKILLKVNADGSRVLLKDVARIELGGENYEIIARYNGKPASGIGIKLATGANALDTAAAVKDELKKLEPFFPSGMETVYPYDTTPFVKISIIEVVKTLIEAIVLVFIVMYLFLQNFRATLIPTIAVPVVLLGTFAIISAFGYSINTLTMFGMVLAIGLLVDDAIVVVENVERVMVEEGLPPKEATKKSMEQIQGALVGIALVLSAVFIPMAFFGGSTGVIYRQFSITIVSAMVLSVIVALVLTPALCATMLKPVKKGDHGKTTGFFGWFNRMFDKSTNHYTNSVGHIIRSTGRYLVIYLLIVVGMAYLFIQLPTSFLPEEDQGLLLAQAQLPAGATQERTEKVLDQVTDYFLTKENDNVKSVFTVNGFGFAGRGQNTGIAFVSLKPWDERSGAANKVDGIAGRAMKAFSEIKDAMVIPFNLPAIIELGNATGFDFELIDQGNLGHDALTQARNQLLGMVAKHPDVLVGVRPNGLEDTPQYKLMIDQEKAEALGVSISDINTTLGASWGGSYVNDFIDRGRVKKVYVMGEADSRMLPDDINKWFVRNSSGTMVPFSAFASAKWQYGSPRLERYNGLPSMEILGQPAPGKSSGEAMGLMEQIASQLPSGIGYDWTGMSYQERLSGNQAPALYAISLIVVFLCLAALYESWSIPFSVMLVVPLGVIGALIFTTVRGLSNDVYFVVGLLTTIGLSAKNAILIVEFAKDLMEKEGKGLVESTLEAVRMRLRPILMTSLAFILGVLPLTISTGAGSGAQNAVGTGVMGGMVTATLFAIFFVPVFFVVVRRRFGKNKEELEQGHPVEHNPH, encoded by the coding sequence ATGGCTAAGTTCTTTATCGATCGCCCCATTTTTGCGTGGGTAATCGCCATCATCATCATGCTGATGGGCGTGCTGTCGATTCTAAAACTGCCGATTGAGCAATATCCTAATGTTGCTCCGCCGGCCGTTCAGATTCGCGCTGTTTACCCTGGTGCCGATGCGAAAACACTGCAGGACTCCGTCACGCAGGTTATTGAACAAAACATGAATGGTATCGATGGCCTGATGTACATGTCATCGAACAGTGATTCTTCCGGTACGTTGCAGTTGACTCTGACCTTCCAGTCAGGGACCGACCCGGATATCGCGCAGGTTCAGGTGCAGAACAAACTGCAGCTGGCGACACCATTACTGCCACAAGAAGTGCAGCAGCAGGGGATCCAGGTTCAGAAATCCTCCAGCAGCTTCCTGATGGTGGCCGGTTTTGTGAGTAAAGATGGCAGCATGAATCAGAATGATATTTCTGACTATGTGGCCTCTAACATTAAGGATCCAATCAGTCGTACGCTGGGTGTCGGCGATACGCAGATCTTCGGTGCGCAGTATGCGATGCGTATCTGGATGGATCCGCACAAGCTGAATAACTATCAGCTGACCCCGGTAGATGTGATTAGCGCCATTGACTCACAGAACTCCCAGGTCGCTGCAGGTCAGCTCGGCGGCTCTCCACCGGTGCCAGGCCAGCAGCTGAACGCCTCGATCATTGCTCAGACCCGTCTGACCTCGACCGATGAGTTCGGCAAGATCCTGCTGAAAGTGAATGCGGATGGTTCGCGTGTTCTGCTGAAAGATGTGGCACGCATTGAGCTCGGCGGTGAAAACTACGAGATCATTGCGCGCTATAACGGCAAGCCTGCGTCCGGTATCGGTATCAAACTGGCGACCGGCGCTAACGCCCTGGACACCGCGGCAGCCGTTAAGGATGAGCTGAAAAAGCTGGAACCGTTCTTCCCGTCAGGGATGGAAACCGTCTATCCGTACGACACCACGCCGTTTGTTAAAATCTCCATCATTGAAGTGGTGAAAACCCTGATTGAGGCGATTGTGCTGGTGTTTATCGTGATGTATCTGTTCCTGCAGAACTTCCGTGCCACGCTGATCCCGACTATCGCCGTTCCGGTGGTTCTGTTGGGAACTTTCGCCATTATTAGTGCTTTCGGTTATTCGATAAACACCCTAACGATGTTCGGGATGGTGTTGGCGATAGGCCTGTTGGTAGATGATGCCATCGTCGTGGTCGAGAACGTCGAACGCGTGATGGTTGAAGAGGGCCTACCGCCGAAAGAAGCCACCAAGAAGTCAATGGAGCAGATCCAGGGTGCCCTGGTGGGTATCGCGCTGGTGCTGTCTGCGGTATTTATCCCGATGGCCTTCTTTGGCGGCTCGACCGGGGTTATCTACCGTCAGTTCTCGATCACTATCGTCTCGGCAATGGTGCTGTCGGTAATTGTTGCCCTGGTGCTGACGCCAGCGCTGTGCGCAACGATGCTGAAGCCGGTTAAGAAAGGCGACCACGGTAAAACCACCGGGTTCTTCGGCTGGTTCAACCGTATGTTCGATAAGAGTACCAACCACTATACCAACAGCGTGGGTCATATCATCCGTAGCACGGGTCGCTATCTGGTGATTTACCTGCTGATCGTGGTGGGCATGGCGTACCTGTTCATTCAGCTTCCGACCTCCTTCCTGCCGGAAGAAGACCAGGGCCTGCTGTTGGCACAGGCACAGTTACCTGCGGGCGCGACTCAGGAACGTACTGAGAAAGTTCTCGACCAGGTGACTGACTACTTCCTGACCAAGGAAAATGACAACGTTAAATCCGTCTTTACCGTTAACGGCTTTGGTTTTGCGGGACGTGGTCAGAACACCGGTATCGCCTTCGTCAGCCTTAAACCGTGGGACGAGCGTTCAGGTGCAGCGAACAAAGTTGACGGGATTGCCGGACGTGCCATGAAGGCGTTCAGCGAAATCAAAGATGCCATGGTTATTCCGTTTAACCTGCCGGCGATTATCGAATTGGGTAACGCCACCGGCTTCGACTTTGAACTGATTGACCAGGGTAACCTGGGTCACGATGCGCTGACTCAGGCCCGTAATCAGCTGTTGGGCATGGTTGCCAAGCATCCTGATGTGTTGGTTGGCGTGCGCCCGAACGGACTGGAAGATACACCACAGTACAAGCTGATGATTGATCAGGAGAAAGCAGAAGCCCTCGGCGTCTCAATCTCTGACATCAACACCACGCTGGGTGCATCGTGGGGTGGATCTTACGTCAACGACTTCATCGACCGCGGTCGTGTGAAGAAAGTGTACGTAATGGGTGAAGCGGATTCCCGTATGTTACCGGACGACATCAACAAATGGTTCGTCCGTAACTCTAGTGGAACCATGGTGCCGTTCTCCGCCTTCGCATCTGCCAAATGGCAGTATGGTTCGCCACGACTGGAACGCTACAACGGTCTGCCTTCAATGGAGATCCTGGGGCAACCGGCACCGGGCAAGAGCTCGGGTGAAGCGATGGGCCTGATGGAGCAAATCGCTTCTCAGCTCCCTTCAGGGATCGGCTATGACTGGACGGGAATGTCGTATCAGGAACGTTTGTCTGGTAACCAGGCACCGGCTCTGTACGCCATCTCGTTAATTGTGGTCTTCCTCTGTCTGGCGGCCTTGTACGAGAGCTGGTCGATTCCATTCTCGGTGATGCTGGTGGTCCCGCTTGGGGTTATTGGGGCACTGATCTTTACCACCGTTCGCGGACTCAGTAATGACGTCTACTTCGTGGTAGGCCTGCTGACAACCATTGGGCTGTCGGCGAAGAATGCGATATTAATCGTAGAATTCGCCAAGGACCTTATGGAGAAGGAAGGCAAAGGTCTGGTCGAATCGACGCTTGAAGCCGTTCGTATGCGTCTGCGTCCAATCCTGATGACCTCGCTGGCCTTTATCCTCGGCGTATTGCCACTGACGATCAGTACCGGTGCAGGTTCCGGTGCGCAGAATGCGGTGGGTACCGGGGTAATGGGCGGCATGGTGACCGCAACGCTGTTCGCTATCTTCTTCGTGCCGGTCTTCTTTGTGGTGGTTCGCCGCCGCTTCGGCAAGAACAAAGAAGAGCTGGAACAGGGTCATCCTGTAGAGCACAACCCGCACTAA
- a CDS encoding efflux RND transporter periplasmic adaptor subunit gives MNKNRGLTPLAAVLMLSGSIMLTGCDNKEAQQAGQQKPPEVGVVTLKNAPLQITTDLPGRTSSFRIAEVRPQVSGIILKRNFVEGSDIKAGQSLYQIDPATYQAAYDSAKGDLAQAVANAQIAAVTVKRYQPLLGTKYISQQDYDTAKATESQTAAAVQAAKANVETARINLAYTKVTSPISGRIGKSSVTEGALVQSAQTTALATVQQLDPIYVDVTQSSEDFMRLRDELNSGKLQQANGKAQVKLLLQNGSEYAQGGTLEFSDVTVDETTGSITLRAVFPNPDHSLLPGMFVRARLEEGTNPSALLVPQQAVTRTPTGQASAMVIGADNKVEVRTLTAEQAIGDKWLVTSGLKEGDKVITVGLQRAKPGAQVTPQEVTADEAKQAGSEQPKS, from the coding sequence ATGAACAAAAACAGAGGGTTAACGCCTCTGGCGGCCGTTCTGATGCTTTCAGGCAGCATTATGCTGACAGGATGTGATAACAAAGAAGCGCAGCAGGCCGGACAGCAAAAACCACCCGAAGTGGGTGTTGTAACGCTTAAAAACGCGCCATTGCAGATCACCACCGACCTTCCAGGTCGCACCTCATCATTCCGTATTGCAGAAGTTCGCCCACAGGTTTCGGGCATTATTTTGAAACGTAATTTCGTGGAAGGGAGCGACATTAAGGCAGGACAATCTCTTTACCAGATCGATCCCGCAACCTATCAGGCTGCGTATGACAGTGCCAAAGGTGATTTAGCGCAGGCTGTGGCCAACGCGCAAATTGCTGCGGTGACCGTTAAACGTTATCAGCCGCTGCTGGGTACCAAGTACATCAGTCAGCAGGATTATGACACGGCGAAAGCCACCGAAAGTCAGACGGCAGCTGCCGTTCAGGCTGCGAAAGCCAACGTTGAAACCGCGCGTATTAATCTGGCCTACACCAAAGTGACCTCCCCTATCAGTGGTCGCATTGGTAAATCTTCCGTCACGGAAGGTGCACTGGTTCAGAGCGCGCAAACCACCGCACTGGCTACCGTGCAACAGCTTGATCCTATCTATGTGGACGTCACACAGTCGAGTGAAGACTTTATGCGCCTGCGTGATGAACTGAACTCCGGCAAGCTCCAGCAGGCTAACGGCAAGGCTCAGGTCAAACTTCTTCTGCAAAATGGTAGCGAATACGCTCAGGGCGGAACATTAGAATTCTCTGATGTCACCGTTGATGAGACGACGGGCTCCATCACGCTGCGTGCCGTGTTCCCTAACCCGGACCACTCACTGCTGCCAGGAATGTTTGTTCGTGCCCGTCTGGAAGAGGGAACCAACCCAAGCGCGCTGTTAGTGCCTCAGCAGGCGGTTACTCGTACGCCAACGGGCCAGGCATCGGCGATGGTGATTGGTGCAGATAATAAAGTAGAAGTCCGCACTCTGACGGCTGAGCAGGCTATCGGCGATAAATGGCTGGTGACCAGTGGTCTGAAAGAAGGCGATAAGGTGATTACCGTTGGATTGCAGAGAGCCAAACCTGGCGCTCAGGTTACTCCACAGGAAGTCACTGCAGATGAAGCCAAACAGGCTGGATCTGAACAACCTAAGTCTTAA